GCGGAACCCGCCAACCTCTCCGAATGCCATGAGGCCCTGGTCAATTACGTGGAAGCAATGGCCCCCGGCTGCCGGGACGCTTCCCAGGCGAACAAGGGGTTCAATACCAAAGACGGCAAACCCGTGCGCGGCTGGACGGTGCGCACCTCCCAGAATATCTTCGGCGGCAACGGCTGGCAGTGGAATATTCCCGGCGCGGCCTGGTATGCGCTGCATATATGGGAACATTATGCGTTTACCGGTGATAGAAAGTATCTGGAGAAACAGGCATATCCCCTGATGAAGGAAATCTGTCATTTCTGGGAAGATCATTTGAAGGAACTGGGCGCCAAGGGCGAAGGGTTCAAGACAAACGGCAAGGAGCCGAGCGAAGAGGAGAAGAAGGATCTGGCCGATGTGAAAGCCGGAACTCTGGTGGCTCCCAATGGCTGGTCTCCCGAACATGGGCCGCGTGAAGACGGCGTGATGCATGACCAGCAGCTTATTGCGGAGCTTTTCTCCAATACCATCAAAGCCGCCCGCATCCTGGGCAAGGACGCCGCCTGGGCCAAGAGCCTGGAGGGTAAGCTGAAAAGGCTGGCCGGCAACAAAATAGGCAAGGAAGGGAATCTTCAGGAATGGATGATTGACCGCATTCCCAAGACGGATCACCGCCATACGTCCCACCTCTTTGCCGTTTTCCCCGGCAACCAGATCAGCAAGCTCAAGACGCCCAAGCTGGCGGAAGCCGCCCGTCTATCCCTGGAATGGCGCGGCACGACCGGAGACAGCCGCCGTTCCTGGACGTGGCCGTGGCGCACGGCTCTGTGGGCCCGCCTGGGAGAGGGGAACAAGGCCCATGAAATGGTGCAGGGGTTATTGAAGTTCAATACGTTGCCGAATATGCTGACTACCCATCCCCCTATGCAGATGGACGGCAACTTCGGCATTGTAGGCGGCATTTGTGAAATGTTGGTGCAATCCCATGCCGGGGGCTTGGACATTATGCCTTCTCCCGTGGAAGCGTGGCCTGAAGGCTCTGTGAAGGGGCTGAAAGCCCGGGGCAATGTCACGGTAGATTTTTCCTGGAAGGACGGCAAGGTGAGCAACGTAAAGTTGTATTCCGCCCAACCCAAGGTGCTGCCCGTGCGCGTCAATGGGAAGATGACCCGCATGAAAACCCTGCCGATGAAATCAGCAGCGGAATCTTCGCAGCCCGCAGCCAGGTAAAAGAGAAATCCTTGATCCGGTTTTAGTTCCGGGACGCAACATGATCATGGCTTCCAGTCCTTTTGTAAGGGCTGGAAGCCTTTTTTATCCCGAACCTCTGTGGGATGGGACAGTGTTTATTGAAAAAGTGGTGTATGCTGAATGGCGCGTTCCGAAAGAAGGAATTTTTCTCCGGATGGAAAGGTTGGGGAGGGGTTGCGTAGGGGAGGGCCCTCCGCTTTCCGCCTTAAGGAAAGAAGGGATGCGCTCTCATTTCTTTTCCATCTGTCCGAGCAGGGAGCAAATGGCGCAGGAATGGAGGGAACACAGGTCATCGTGGATTTGAAGCAAAGCCTGGTGGTGCCAGGCTTTCGCAAGAAAGGCTTGTGCATCCGGCCTGCGGCCCAGCAGGGATTGGTGGACGGAGAGAACTTTTGTTCCCGCCTGTCCGGCCCGAAGGGAGAGATAATGCTTCCATGCGTGTTCGTCATCTTTCATCGG
This region of Akkermansia muciniphila genomic DNA includes:
- a CDS encoding glycoside hydrolase family 95 protein; amino-acid sequence: MAVSAVSFGWGALDKPSASNLIWSDEPAVVVYPQEDKNSEGSFGKYRKPASVWEAEGYPIGNGRVGAMIFSAPGRERLALNEISLWSGGANPGGGYGYGPDAGTNQFGNYLPFGDLFVDFKKGDQPASLSVEDFTRALDLRDGIHKVNYKADGVTYDREAFSSTPANVLVLNYKASKPGQFSADFSVNSQLGADISAKGPVITWKGILKNGMNYEGRVLIRPKGGTLSSAGDKISVKNADSCMVVIAMETDYLMDYKKDWKGESPAKKLDHYAAKAASADYAALKQAHISQYKSMFDRVKVNFGKTEEDVAKLPTPKRLESYKKNPADPDLEETMFQFGRYLLLSSSRPGTLPANLQGLWNDYVKPPWACDYHNNINVQMAYWGAEPANLSECHEALVNYVEAMAPGCRDASQANKGFNTKDGKPVRGWTVRTSQNIFGGNGWQWNIPGAAWYALHIWEHYAFTGDRKYLEKQAYPLMKEICHFWEDHLKELGAKGEGFKTNGKEPSEEEKKDLADVKAGTLVAPNGWSPEHGPREDGVMHDQQLIAELFSNTIKAARILGKDAAWAKSLEGKLKRLAGNKIGKEGNLQEWMIDRIPKTDHRHTSHLFAVFPGNQISKLKTPKLAEAARLSLEWRGTTGDSRRSWTWPWRTALWARLGEGNKAHEMVQGLLKFNTLPNMLTTHPPMQMDGNFGIVGGICEMLVQSHAGGLDIMPSPVEAWPEGSVKGLKARGNVTVDFSWKDGKVSNVKLYSAQPKVLPVRVNGKMTRMKTLPMKSAAESSQPAAR